TTACATCAAATCTCATCTGACTTCCAACTCTTCCTCTTTGATAACGACCATTTTCTGTGCTTTTAAGTCGATCAATTTTACAACGCGTTTCAAGGCAGGAATAAGCGTCTGCTCTTTGCCTTTCTGCGCGACATATACATCATTACTGCCTGTTTCGATAATATTGACGATCTTGCCAATATAATCACCGTTTTCGAGGTACACCTCAAGGCCGATGATATCAGCTGTGTAATATTCATCTTCACCAAGCGGAACAGCCAGTTCACGCGGAATACTGAGCATCTGACCGCGCAGTGCGTCGACTGCCGTACGATCATCATACCCTTTGAATTTTATAAGTACATATTGATTGTGCATTTTGACCGATTGAATCGGAAGGACCGACCCGTTGTCCAACCAAAGTTCTTTCAAATCATAAAAACGCTCTTGGTTATCCGTAAGCGGCACAATACGAACATCACCCCGCACACCGTGCGGGGCAACGATTTTTCCAACTATTATAGATGTATTTCGCATACTAGTTGCGGAATGCAACGATCTTGCCGTCTTCGAGCAAAATCTCAGCATTCATAATACTTTGCATATCATCGCCTACTTTGATCTCAACGAGGCGTTCGAGCTTGCCCTGAACAACTTCAGAGCCGTTTTCGATCGCTTCCGTTTCCTTCAATTGCTGCAAGAGATGATTTTTAAAGTCGAGTCGTTTTTGGCGTTCCATATCAATTTGCTGACGCAGAGCAGGAAGCCCTTGTGCATCTACCTTGGCTTGTTCAGTCAACATTCTTTTACCTTGAAACTCAACCTGCTGGATCTCCAAGTCGACTTTTTTGATACCGTCCTGGATCTCTGCGATCATTTTGCGTTTCAATTCATCGGTAACTTTTGCTTTAATGGTGACTGGACATTTTAATGTCATGCGGTCCATGATAGCCCACCTTTGAATTAAATGATTTCCACCGTTGCTTGTTTGTTTTCACAAACAGCAGCAGCTTTTATAACTGTGCGCAAGGCTTTGGCAATGCGGCCTTGTTTGCCGATCACCTTTCCCATATCCGACGGGGCAACCCGAAGTTCGAATACAGTCACTGCACCATCTTCACGCTCTTCAACAGTTACTTGGTCAGGATATTCCACTAAAGATTTAGCAATCACTTCAACGAGTTCCTTCACGGTTATCACGCTTCTTTCTTGCTTCTTTTCATTTCATCCCATTTTTTCATGATACCAAGTTTGCTGAACAACGATTTAACCGTATCAGTCGGCTGAGCGCCGTTTGCAAGCCATTTGAAAGCTTTTTCTTCGTCAATGTTGATCATTGCCGGAGTTTTCGTGGAATCATACTGACCGATGATTTCTACGAAACGACCGTCACGCGGGGAACGCGAATCAGCAACTACAACACGGTAGAACGGGCTTTTTTTCGCACCAAAACGTGCCAAACGAATTTTTACTGCCACACAACTCACCTCCTTTATAGAATAACCTTATTTCATGAACGGTAATTTGAAGCCGCCAAGGCCTCGTTTACTGTTTTTCATACTACGCATTTTTTTCATCATCTTACGCGCCTCTCCGAATTGCTTCAAGAGCTTATTGACATCTTGTACGCGCGTACCGCTGCCAAGCGCAATGCGTTTGCGTCGGCTGCCATTGATGATCGAGATATCGCGACGCTCTTTCGGCGTCATCGAGCGAATGATCGCTTCGATCTGACGAATCTCTTTGCCGTCGAAATCGATATCGCCGAGCTGTTTCTTGATACCGCCCATACCCGGGATCATACCTAAGATCTGCTCGAACGAGCCCAATTTGCGAACCTGCTGCATCTGCGTAAGGAAATCATCAAGAGTGAAATCATCCTTGCGCATCTTGCGTTCAAGCTCTTCGGCTTGTTCCATGTCGAATGTGCTCTGCGCTTTTTCGATCAAGCTCAGAACATCACCCATACCAAGGATACGCGATGCCATTCGGTCGGGATGGAACGGCTCGAGTGCATCGAGTTTTTCGCCCATACCTGCGAATTTGATCGGACATCCCGTTACCGCTTTGATCGAGAGCGCCGCACCACCGCGCGCGTCCCCGTCAAGTTTTGTAAGGATCGTTCCGTCTACGCCAAGATCATTGTTGAACGCTTCTGCTACATTGACAGCATCCTGACCTGTCATCGCATCGACAACAAGAAGTACCTCATGCGGCTGAACCGTTCTTTTGATCGATTTCAGCTCGTCCATCAACTGCTCGTTGATATGTAAACGACCCGCGGTATCGATAATTACAACATCATTCGTATACGATTTCGCGTGTGCGATCGCTTCTTCTGCAATCTGTACAGGACTTACATCTTGTCCTTTCGAGAATACAGGAATCGAAAGCTGTTCCCCAAGTACCTGGAGCTGTTTGATAGCTGCCGGACGGTAAATATCGCCTGCGACCAAAAGCGGATTCTTGCCTTGCTTTTTGAGCATACGAGCAAGCTTCCCTGCCGTCGTCGTTTTACCTGCCCCTTGAAGACCGACAAGCATGATAACTGTCGGAGGTTTCGGCGAGATCATGATACGACTTTGCGTACCGCCCATCAATTCCGTCAATTCTTCATTAACGATCTTGATAACGTGTTGTGCAGGTGTCAAGCTGCTCATGACTTCCTGTCCAATAGCACGCTCTTTGATGCGTTTGACAAAATCTTTTACGACTTTAAAGTTAACGTCTGCTTCCAAAAGTGCCATCCGAACTTCGCGCATCGCGTCGTTGACATCGGATTCCGACAACTTGCCATGCCCGCGCAGTTTTTTAAACGTATTTTGTAATCGTTCGGCCAGACCTTCAAAAACCATCTTATCCCTCCTTAAAGTCATTCATCAAAGATCGAATCTTTCCTGTGATCATTTCTTTTTGCGGCCATTCATCGAGCGCACTGACACATTCATCAAGCTCCTTGATAGACGCTTCGATCCGTGCATATCGCTCGATCAATCCAAGACGCTCTTCATAACTCACCAAAAGTTGTTCCGAGCGGCGAAGAATATCGTGTACTGCTTGACGCGACACTTCAAACTCACCTGCGATCTCGGCCAATGACCAATCTTCCAAATAATGAAGTTCCAAACATCGCCGTTGTTTATCGGTCAAAAGCGCACCGTAAAAGTCGATCAGCGATGCAATTTTCAATACTTTATCCAGCATGTAAACCTCATCATACGAATGAATTTGCCTCACTCATAAGGCTACCTTATGCAGTATAATACAATACTTTTACAGTGTCAAGTTTTTTTCCTTGTCATTTTAAATTTTCCTGAAAAATTTTTC
Above is a window of Selenomonadales bacterium DNA encoding:
- the rimM gene encoding 16S rRNA processing protein RimM — encoded protein: MRNTSIIVGKIVAPHGVRGDVRIVPLTDNQERFYDLKELWLDNGSVLPIQSVKMHNQYVLIKFKGYDDRTAVDALRGQMLSIPRELAVPLGEDEYYTADIIGLEVYLENGDYIGKIVNIIETGSNDVYVAQKGKEQTLIPALKRVVKLIDLKAQKMVVIKEEELEVR
- a CDS encoding YlqD family protein, which produces MDRMTLKCPVTIKAKVTDELKRKMIAEIQDGIKKVDLEIQQVEFQGKRMLTEQAKVDAQGLPALRQQIDMERQKRLDFKNHLLQQLKETEAIENGSEVVQGKLERLVEIKVGDDMQSIMNAEILLEDGKIVAFRN
- a CDS encoding KH domain-containing protein encodes the protein MKELVEVIAKSLVEYPDQVTVEEREDGAVTVFELRVAPSDMGKVIGKQGRIAKALRTVIKAAAVCENKQATVEII
- the rpsP gene encoding 30S ribosomal protein S16, translated to MAVKIRLARFGAKKSPFYRVVVADSRSPRDGRFVEIIGQYDSTKTPAMINIDEEKAFKWLANGAQPTDTVKSLFSKLGIMKKWDEMKRSKKEA
- the ffh gene encoding signal recognition particle protein — translated: MVFEGLAERLQNTFKKLRGHGKLSESDVNDAMREVRMALLEADVNFKVVKDFVKRIKERAIGQEVMSSLTPAQHVIKIVNEELTELMGGTQSRIMISPKPPTVIMLVGLQGAGKTTTAGKLARMLKKQGKNPLLVAGDIYRPAAIKQLQVLGEQLSIPVFSKGQDVSPVQIAEEAIAHAKSYTNDVVIIDTAGRLHINEQLMDELKSIKRTVQPHEVLLVVDAMTGQDAVNVAEAFNNDLGVDGTILTKLDGDARGGAALSIKAVTGCPIKFAGMGEKLDALEPFHPDRMASRILGMGDVLSLIEKAQSTFDMEQAEELERKMRKDDFTLDDFLTQMQQVRKLGSFEQILGMIPGMGGIKKQLGDIDFDGKEIRQIEAIIRSMTPKERRDISIINGSRRKRIALGSGTRVQDVNKLLKQFGEARKMMKKMRSMKNSKRGLGGFKLPFMK
- a CDS encoding YlxM family DNA-binding protein is translated as MLDKVLKIASLIDFYGALLTDKQRRCLELHYLEDWSLAEIAGEFEVSRQAVHDILRRSEQLLVSYEERLGLIERYARIEASIKELDECVSALDEWPQKEMITGKIRSLMNDFKEG